From one Bacillus sp. FJAT-42376 genomic stretch:
- the miaA gene encoding tRNA (adenosine(37)-N6)-dimethylallyltransferase MiaA, giving the protein MSEKQKVIVIIGPTGVGKTSLSIEIASKLNGEIISGDSMQIYKGMDIGTAKIRQEEMMGIPHHLIDIKNPDESFSAAEFQQLARACIADISSRGKIPIVAGGTGLYIQSLLYDYQFSEQPSDPDFRIQMENTANEKGAEYVHALLREADPGSAERIHPNNVRRVIRALEIYHSTGTTMTELLETQARKEHFESAIIGLTIDRETLYYRINQRVDKMMEAGLLKEVNHLYQSGLREGQAVQAIGYKEIYRYLDGSLSLEEAVEQLKQNSRKYAKRQLTWFRNKMDVEWFDMTPPANSRQKLDEIFTYIAGKLHLQNE; this is encoded by the coding sequence TTGTCAGAAAAACAAAAAGTTATTGTAATTATCGGTCCTACAGGCGTAGGGAAAACAAGCTTAAGTATTGAAATTGCCTCGAAGCTAAACGGTGAAATAATCAGCGGGGATTCGATGCAGATTTATAAAGGCATGGATATAGGAACGGCAAAAATCCGACAGGAAGAAATGATGGGGATTCCCCACCATTTAATTGATATTAAAAATCCGGATGAGAGCTTTTCAGCCGCTGAATTCCAGCAGCTTGCAAGAGCCTGTATAGCAGACATCTCTTCAAGAGGGAAGATACCGATTGTAGCTGGCGGTACTGGCCTGTATATTCAGTCCCTCCTATACGACTATCAATTTTCAGAGCAGCCATCCGATCCTGATTTCAGGATTCAAATGGAAAATACGGCGAATGAAAAAGGGGCAGAGTATGTGCATGCCCTTTTGCGGGAGGCCGATCCCGGATCTGCAGAGAGAATTCATCCAAACAATGTGCGAAGAGTGATCAGGGCACTTGAAATTTATCACAGCACAGGCACGACGATGACAGAGCTTCTGGAGACACAGGCAAGGAAAGAACACTTTGAATCTGCAATTATAGGCTTGACGATAGACCGTGAAACCCTGTACTATCGAATTAACCAGAGGGTTGATAAGATGATGGAGGCTGGACTTCTGAAAGAAGTAAATCATCTGTATCAATCAGGCCTCCGGGAAGGTCAAGCTGTACAGGCAATCGGATATAAAGAAATCTATCGTTATCTGGACGGCAGTCTGTCTCTCGAAGAGGCTGTGGAACAGCTGAAGCAGAATTCAAGAAAGTATGCGAAACGCCAGCTTACCTGGTTCCGGAATAAGATGGATGTCGAATGGTTCGATATGACTCCTCCGGCCAATTCACGGCAGAAGCTTGACGAAATTTTTACATATATAGCAGGAAAGCTTCATCTTCAAAACGAATAG
- the cotE gene encoding outer spore coat protein CotE has product MSEYREIITKAVVAKGRKFTQCTHTISPSQRPTSILGGWIINHKYEPHKVGKTVEVEGTYDINVWYSYDDNTKTEVVTERVSYVDVVKLKYRDNHFIDDEHEVCAKVLQQPNCLEVTISPNGNKIIVQAEREVMAEVIGETKVVVVVHQGGLGEDEEWEEDLEDEFEDLNPEFLAGEAEE; this is encoded by the coding sequence ATGTCTGAATACAGAGAAATTATCACAAAAGCGGTTGTTGCGAAAGGACGAAAGTTTACTCAATGCACGCACACGATCTCCCCGTCTCAAAGACCTACCAGTATTTTGGGCGGCTGGATTATCAACCATAAATACGAACCCCATAAAGTTGGTAAAACAGTCGAGGTTGAAGGTACTTACGACATAAACGTTTGGTATTCATATGACGATAATACAAAAACAGAAGTTGTCACCGAGCGGGTCAGCTATGTCGATGTAGTAAAACTGAAATACAGAGATAATCATTTTATTGATGACGAACATGAAGTTTGTGCAAAAGTTCTTCAGCAGCCGAACTGCCTGGAAGTCACCATCTCACCTAACGGAAATAAAATTATTGTTCAGGCCGAGCGTGAAGTGATGGCGGAAGTGATTGGGGAGACGAAGGTCGTTGTGGTTGTTCATCAAGGCGGTTTGGGTGAAGATGAAGAGTGGGAAGAGGATCTTGAGGATGAGTTTGAAGATTTAAACCCTGAGTTTCTGGCGGGGGAAGCAGAAGAGTAA
- a CDS encoding YmaF family protein, giving the protein MRVIFAPPDFPSHSHVFLIETSEAVGHTHVMDGFTKPVNGNAWDGHIHFFSGISSFDEKHYHRFYGKTGPAVPLPDGTHYHRMKGRTYYNYNKPPGSVTGGVQYAEGGIERHFHLFDGMTGNPVGVDQPAWYRWIPLWP; this is encoded by the coding sequence ATGAGAGTTATTTTTGCTCCGCCGGATTTCCCGTCCCACAGTCATGTGTTTTTAATTGAAACATCTGAGGCTGTGGGACATACGCATGTGATGGACGGCTTTACAAAGCCTGTTAACGGGAATGCATGGGATGGCCATATTCATTTTTTCAGCGGAATCAGTTCATTTGATGAAAAGCATTACCACCGCTTTTACGGAAAAACCGGCCCGGCTGTTCCTCTTCCCGATGGCACCCACTACCATCGCATGAAAGGGAGAACCTACTACAATTACAATAAACCGCCTGGTTCTGTTACAGGCGGGGTTCAATATGCTGAAGGCGGCATCGAACGCCATTTCCATCTTTTCGACGGGATGACTGGCAACCCTGTAGGAGTAGACCAGCCCGCATGGTATAGATGGATTCCTCTATGGCCATAA
- the mutL gene encoding DNA mismatch repair endonuclease MutL has translation MGKIVLLDDQLSNKIAAGEVVERPASVVKELVENAIDANSSVIEIELEEAGLGLIRIIDNGDGMEPEDGLNAFQRHATSKIKDENDLFRIRTLGFRGEALPSIASVSHIEMKTSNGADEGTHLKLVGGKVEEHKASSSRKGTDITVSQLFFNTPARLKYMKTVHTELGNITDAVNRLAMANASISFRLTHNGKTILHTNGNGDVRQVIASIYGLSIAKKMVPVSLQSLDFQVNGYIALPEITRASRNYISTIINGRFIKNYTLAKAILEGYHTLLPIGRYPIAFLNIEMDPLLVDVNVHPSKMEVRLSKEAELYELVSDGVKQAFRKKTLIPESGVQKAKPAPPKDEQQALTFNEKYRAAETKINSGPLNQEKELQAREEEPSPLLDKMIKESHPAMLSFESEEPQISSSAFEERYPSEQNEQIDERAESEPRVPAMYPIGQMHGTYILAQNESGLYMIDQHAAQERIKYEFFREKVGSMEKEVQEMLVPITLHYSHDESLKISEHQESLAEVGVFLEPFGGSSFIVRSHPQWFPSGKEQFIIEEMIQQVLELKKPDVKKLREEAAILMSCKASIKANRYLRLDEMTALLEELRRAEDPFTCPHGRPVIVHFTTYEMEKMFKRIM, from the coding sequence ATGGGCAAGATCGTCCTTCTTGATGATCAGCTCAGCAACAAGATTGCAGCAGGAGAGGTCGTTGAGCGGCCAGCTTCTGTTGTAAAAGAATTGGTTGAAAACGCCATTGATGCGAACAGCTCGGTCATTGAAATCGAATTAGAGGAAGCGGGTCTTGGGCTGATCCGGATTATTGATAATGGAGACGGCATGGAGCCAGAGGATGGTCTGAATGCATTTCAAAGGCATGCGACCAGTAAGATCAAGGATGAAAATGATTTGTTTCGAATTCGAACACTTGGTTTTAGAGGAGAGGCTCTCCCGAGTATCGCCTCTGTTTCCCACATCGAAATGAAAACAAGCAATGGTGCGGATGAAGGAACGCATCTTAAACTGGTCGGCGGAAAAGTGGAGGAGCATAAAGCTTCTTCAAGCAGGAAAGGAACGGATATTACGGTTTCCCAACTGTTTTTCAACACGCCGGCCCGGCTGAAATATATGAAAACCGTCCATACGGAACTTGGGAATATTACCGATGCCGTAAACCGGCTCGCGATGGCAAATGCCTCCATTTCCTTCAGGCTTACGCATAACGGCAAAACCATTCTTCATACAAATGGAAACGGGGATGTTCGGCAAGTCATTGCGTCGATATACGGACTCTCGATCGCCAAGAAAATGGTGCCGGTGTCGCTTCAATCTCTTGACTTTCAAGTAAACGGGTACATCGCGCTTCCAGAAATCACAAGAGCATCAAGGAACTACATTTCGACGATTATTAATGGCCGCTTTATTAAAAATTACACCCTTGCAAAAGCCATATTGGAAGGCTATCACACCCTTTTGCCGATTGGCCGGTATCCGATTGCCTTCCTTAATATAGAAATGGATCCGCTGCTCGTGGATGTCAATGTCCATCCATCTAAAATGGAAGTAAGGCTCAGCAAGGAAGCCGAATTGTATGAGCTTGTTTCGGACGGAGTAAAGCAGGCTTTTAGAAAAAAAACGCTGATTCCCGAATCCGGAGTTCAAAAGGCAAAGCCTGCCCCCCCTAAAGATGAACAGCAGGCTCTGACATTTAATGAAAAATACAGGGCGGCGGAAACGAAAATCAATTCGGGTCCTCTTAATCAGGAAAAAGAGCTGCAGGCACGTGAAGAAGAACCTTCGCCATTGCTGGACAAGATGATTAAAGAATCTCATCCTGCAATGCTTTCATTTGAATCTGAAGAACCTCAAATTTCTTCATCGGCATTTGAGGAACGTTACCCGTCTGAACAGAATGAACAAATAGACGAACGCGCGGAAAGCGAACCAAGGGTACCCGCCATGTACCCCATCGGCCAAATGCATGGAACCTATATTCTTGCGCAGAATGAGAGCGGCCTTTATATGATTGATCAGCATGCAGCGCAGGAACGGATTAAATATGAGTTTTTCCGTGAAAAAGTCGGTTCAATGGAGAAAGAAGTGCAGGAAATGCTTGTGCCGATTACCCTTCACTACTCTCATGACGAGTCCTTGAAAATAAGTGAACATCAGGAATCTCTTGCAGAGGTAGGCGTATTTCTCGAGCCGTTCGGAGGAAGCAGCTTTATTGTGCGCTCCCATCCTCAATGGTTTCCTTCAGGAAAAGAGCAGTTCATCATTGAAGAAATGATTCAGCAGGTGCTCGAACTGAAAAAACCGGATGTCAAAAAATTGAGGGAAGAAGCCGCTATTTTGATGAGCTGCAAAGCATCCATTAAAGCGAACCGCTATTTGCGGCTTGATGAAATGACAGCTCTCCTCGAAGAATTGAGACGTGCAGAAGATCCTTTCACCTGTCCGCACGGAAGGCCGGTCATTGTTCACTTTACAACGTATGAAATGGAAAAAATGTTTAAGAGAATTATGTAA
- the mutS gene encoding DNA mismatch repair protein MutS — MATYTPMMQQYLTIKADYEDAFLFFRLGDFYEMFFEDAIRASQELEITLTSRDGGSSERIPMCGVPYHSAPNYIEQLINKGFKVAICEQTEDPKQAKGVVRREVVQLITPGTVMDGKGVSEKENNFLVSLTVLGAGFGFAVTDLTTGETSVTKTNRFDEALNEIYSLGAKEAVIESAFPEEYVKMMKDRCSVAVSIEHEDDAGAIPRQLLRGLEDQDLQRSFARLYHYITRTQKRNLDHLQPVRHYELKNFLKMDLYSKRNLELTETIRSSGRKGSLLWLLDETKTAMGGRLLKQWMDRPLIDRRMIEERHEMVQVLLERFFEREDIREGLKEVYDLERLAGRVAFGNVNARDMIQLKKSLQQVPVLSELIKSLNHPYSDKLAGRIDPCDDLKELLDQALVEQPPISVKEGNMMKEGFSEQLDQYRDASKNGKTWIAELEASERQRTGIRTLKVGFNRVFGYYIEITRANLHLLPEGLYERKQTLTNAERFITPDLKEKEALILEAEENMAELEYRLFNELREKVRTFIPRLQSLAKCISELDVLQCFASVSDKRRYVRPVFSDDTLDLKDGRHPVVEKVLQAQEYVPNDCRMGDGTGRGMLLITGPNMSGKSTYMRQVALTAILAQIGCFVPAEKAILPIFDQIFTRIGAADDLISGQSTFMVEMLEARNAIVHATKNSLILFDEIGRGTSTYDGMALAQAMIEYIHDKIGAKTLFSTHYHELTILDQKLELLANVHVRAVERNGKVVFLHKISEGAADRSYGIHVAELAELPAELIKRAQEILEKLENQPKAQVIKEKDEPSPVHTEEAQLSFFSQSEAPKKQKRERPADKELKEAVLELNLLEMTPLDAMNKLFELQKTARE; from the coding sequence ATGGCTACTTACACGCCGATGATGCAGCAATATTTGACGATTAAGGCAGATTACGAGGATGCCTTTTTATTTTTCAGATTAGGTGATTTTTATGAAATGTTCTTCGAGGATGCGATTCGTGCATCACAGGAACTTGAGATAACGCTGACAAGCAGGGACGGTGGGAGCAGTGAGCGAATTCCGATGTGCGGTGTTCCGTATCATTCTGCACCCAATTACATAGAACAATTGATTAATAAGGGCTTTAAGGTAGCGATTTGCGAGCAGACAGAAGATCCTAAGCAGGCCAAAGGTGTAGTCCGCCGGGAAGTTGTTCAGCTCATTACCCCGGGTACCGTGATGGATGGAAAAGGCGTTTCTGAAAAAGAAAACAATTTCCTGGTGAGCCTGACTGTACTCGGAGCCGGTTTCGGATTTGCTGTAACGGACTTGACAACCGGTGAGACGAGTGTGACCAAAACAAACCGGTTCGATGAAGCCCTTAACGAAATTTATTCACTTGGAGCAAAAGAAGCGGTTATCGAAAGTGCTTTTCCTGAAGAGTATGTAAAAATGATGAAGGACCGCTGCAGTGTAGCGGTATCCATCGAACATGAGGATGATGCTGGGGCTATCCCGCGTCAGCTTCTTAGGGGGCTTGAAGATCAGGATCTGCAGCGGTCATTTGCTAGGCTCTATCACTACATTACAAGGACACAGAAGAGAAATCTGGATCATCTCCAGCCGGTTCGGCACTATGAACTGAAGAATTTTCTAAAGATGGATTTATACTCTAAACGAAATCTGGAGCTGACGGAAACGATTCGGAGCAGCGGAAGAAAGGGTTCACTGCTCTGGCTGCTCGATGAGACGAAGACAGCGATGGGCGGACGTTTGCTGAAGCAGTGGATGGACAGGCCGCTCATTGACCGCCGTATGATCGAGGAAAGGCATGAAATGGTTCAAGTTCTTCTTGAACGGTTTTTTGAGCGCGAGGATATCCGCGAAGGCTTGAAAGAGGTGTACGATCTTGAACGGCTGGCAGGAAGAGTTGCTTTCGGAAATGTAAATGCGAGAGACATGATTCAGCTTAAAAAATCACTGCAGCAGGTTCCGGTTCTCTCAGAACTGATCAAGTCTTTAAATCATCCATATTCAGACAAGCTGGCAGGACGGATTGATCCTTGTGATGACCTGAAAGAACTGCTCGATCAGGCTCTGGTTGAACAGCCGCCGATTTCCGTCAAAGAAGGGAATATGATGAAGGAAGGCTTCAGTGAGCAGCTTGATCAGTATCGCGATGCAAGCAAAAACGGAAAAACATGGATTGCCGAACTTGAGGCGAGTGAAAGACAAAGAACGGGAATCCGCACTTTAAAGGTCGGTTTTAACCGGGTGTTCGGATATTACATTGAAATTACGAGAGCCAATCTGCATCTTTTGCCGGAAGGACTTTATGAGCGGAAACAGACCCTTACGAATGCAGAGCGGTTTATTACACCTGATTTAAAAGAAAAGGAAGCCTTGATCCTTGAAGCGGAAGAAAATATGGCAGAGCTAGAGTATCGGCTGTTTAATGAATTGCGCGAAAAGGTCAGGACCTTCATTCCAAGGCTTCAGTCTCTTGCTAAATGCATTAGCGAACTGGATGTTCTGCAGTGCTTTGCATCGGTCAGTGACAAACGCCGGTATGTCCGGCCGGTATTTTCCGATGACACACTTGACCTGAAAGACGGCAGGCATCCTGTTGTTGAAAAAGTTCTCCAGGCACAGGAATACGTGCCGAACGACTGCCGGATGGGGGATGGGACCGGAAGAGGGATGCTGCTGATCACTGGACCGAATATGTCCGGGAAAAGTACGTATATGAGACAGGTTGCGCTGACAGCTATTCTTGCACAAATCGGCTGTTTTGTACCGGCTGAAAAGGCAATTCTCCCCATATTCGACCAGATTTTCACCCGAATCGGAGCGGCGGATGATCTGATTTCAGGGCAGAGTACATTTATGGTTGAGATGCTCGAGGCCCGAAACGCAATTGTTCACGCCACTAAAAACAGCCTGATTTTATTTGATGAAATCGGCCGGGGTACCTCCACTTACGACGGAATGGCTCTTGCCCAGGCGATGATTGAATATATCCATGATAAAATCGGAGCGAAGACTCTTTTCTCTACCCACTATCATGAATTGACGATTCTCGATCAGAAGCTTGAATTGCTTGCCAATGTGCACGTCAGAGCGGTTGAGAGAAATGGGAAGGTTGTTTTTCTTCATAAAATATCTGAAGGGGCAGCCGACCGAAGCTATGGAATACATGTGGCAGAACTGGCCGAGCTTCCGGCTGAGCTGATTAAGCGCGCGCAGGAAATTCTTGAAAAATTGGAAAATCAGCCTAAAGCGCAAGTCATTAAAGAAAAGGACGAACCCTCCCCGGTTCATACAGAAGAAGCCCAGCTTTCTTTCTTTTCCCAAAGTGAGGCGCCGAAAAAGCAGAAGAGAGAGCGGCCTGCAGATAAGGAACTGAAAGAAGCGGTTTTAGAATTGAATTTGCTTGAAATGACTCCTCTTGACGCGATGAACAAGCTGTTTGAGCTTCAGAAGACAGCAAGAGAATAG
- the miaB gene encoding tRNA (N6-isopentenyl adenosine(37)-C2)-methylthiotransferase MiaB: MNEKQREENSQVTPETKKTEKDYSKYFQAVYMPPSLKDAKKRGKEDIQYKNDFSISEEFRGMGNGKKFYIRTYGCQMNEHDTEVMAGIFTALGYEATNTTEDADVILLNTCAIRENAENKVFGEIGHLKPLKLNKPGLLVGVCGCMSQEESVVNKILQKHPHIDMIFGTHNIHRLPHILKEAYMSKEMVVEVWSKEGDVIENLPRVRKGEIKGWVNIMYGCDKFCTYCIVPYTRGKERSRRPEEIIQEVRQLAAQGYKEITLLGQNVNAYGKDFTDISYGLGDLMDELHKIDIPRIRFTTSHPRDFDDRLIEVLAKGGNLLDHIHLPIQSGSSDVLKLMARKYTREHYIELVKKIKTAMPNATLTTDIIVGFPNETEEQFEETMSIYREIQFDAAYTYIYSPREGTPAAKMQDNVPMRVKKDRLQRLNSLVNEISAKKMQEYEGQVVEVLVEGESKNNPDVLAGYTEKSKLVNFRGPREVIGQIVKVKVTKAKTWSLDGEMAEEAIEVN, encoded by the coding sequence ATGAACGAAAAACAGCGTGAAGAAAATAGCCAGGTTACTCCTGAAACAAAGAAAACAGAAAAAGACTACAGCAAATACTTTCAGGCTGTCTATATGCCTCCATCCTTAAAGGATGCGAAAAAACGGGGCAAAGAAGACATTCAATATAAAAATGATTTTTCCATTTCAGAGGAATTCAGAGGAATGGGGAACGGAAAGAAATTTTATATCCGCACATACGGCTGCCAAATGAATGAACATGATACAGAAGTGATGGCCGGAATTTTTACGGCACTCGGCTACGAGGCGACAAATACTACTGAGGATGCGGATGTTATTCTCCTGAATACTTGTGCCATCCGTGAAAATGCTGAAAATAAAGTGTTTGGAGAAATCGGACATCTAAAACCTTTAAAACTGAACAAACCCGGCCTGCTGGTGGGAGTTTGCGGTTGTATGTCCCAGGAAGAATCGGTCGTTAATAAAATTTTGCAGAAGCATCCCCATATCGATATGATTTTCGGAACGCACAATATCCACCGTCTTCCGCACATTCTGAAGGAAGCCTATATGTCCAAGGAAATGGTCGTTGAAGTGTGGTCAAAAGAGGGCGATGTCATTGAAAATCTTCCGAGAGTCAGAAAAGGCGAAATTAAGGGCTGGGTAAACATTATGTACGGCTGTGACAAGTTCTGCACATACTGTATCGTTCCTTATACGCGCGGGAAAGAACGGAGCCGCCGTCCTGAGGAAATCATTCAGGAAGTGCGCCAGCTTGCCGCACAGGGATACAAAGAAATCACCCTGCTTGGCCAGAACGTGAATGCTTACGGGAAGGACTTTACAGACATTTCCTACGGTCTTGGGGATTTAATGGATGAGCTGCATAAAATCGATATTCCAAGAATCCGCTTTACTACAAGCCATCCCCGTGACTTTGATGACAGGCTGATCGAGGTTCTTGCAAAAGGCGGAAATCTGCTTGATCACATTCATCTTCCGATTCAGTCCGGAAGCTCAGATGTATTGAAGCTGATGGCGCGCAAATATACTCGCGAGCACTATATAGAGTTAGTGAAAAAGATTAAAACAGCCATGCCAAATGCAACATTAACAACAGACATTATTGTCGGATTTCCGAATGAGACAGAAGAGCAGTTTGAAGAAACGATGTCCATCTATAGAGAAATCCAGTTCGATGCAGCCTACACGTATATTTATTCTCCGCGTGAAGGCACTCCGGCTGCCAAAATGCAGGATAATGTTCCGATGCGTGTCAAAAAAGACCGTCTTCAGCGCCTGAACAGCCTTGTAAATGAAATTTCTGCCAAGAAAATGCAGGAATATGAGGGGCAGGTTGTCGAAGTATTAGTTGAGGGTGAGAGCAAGAATAACCCTGATGTACTAGCCGGCTACACAGAAAAAAGCAAGCTCGTCAACTTCCGGGGACCTAGAGAAGTCATTGGCCAGATCGTAAAAGTAAAAGTTACGAAAGCGAAGACATGGTCACTGGACGGTGAGATGGCAGAAGAAGCTATAGAGGTGAACTGA
- the tdh gene encoding L-threonine 3-dehydrogenase has product MNGKMKALVKHHEGYGAQLQMVDIPQIKEDEVLIKVMATSICGTDVHIYTWDQWSQSRVKTPYVFGHEFSGEVVKVGSKVTSVVPGDHVSAETHLVCGQCPQCLTGNAHICKETKIIGVDTNGCFAEYVALPASNLWKNPKEMPWDVASIQEPMGNAVHTVLSGDVAGKSVAIIGCGPIGIMAAGVAKAAGASQVIALDVNQYRLELAAAMGASVTINSNEINPLEKVLELTDGNGADVVCEMSGHPAAMDQGFKMVTNGGRVSILSLPVQPVKIDVTNDIVFKGITVKGITGRKMYETWQQVSSLLKSGQVDVEPLITHHLKLEDFEEGFELMIQGKCGKVVLHP; this is encoded by the coding sequence ATGGTTGATATCCCTCAGATAAAAGAAGATGAAGTACTGATAAAGGTAATGGCCACTTCGATTTGCGGCACGGATGTCCATATCTATACGTGGGATCAATGGTCGCAAAGCCGTGTAAAGACTCCTTATGTCTTCGGGCACGAATTTTCAGGAGAAGTGGTTAAGGTTGGCAGCAAAGTTACGAGTGTTGTACCGGGAGACCATGTTTCTGCTGAAACGCATTTAGTTTGCGGTCAATGTCCGCAATGTCTGACTGGAAATGCTCATATATGCAAAGAAACGAAAATTATCGGGGTCGATACGAACGGATGCTTTGCCGAATATGTAGCTCTTCCGGCATCAAATCTATGGAAAAACCCGAAAGAGATGCCATGGGACGTGGCCTCTATCCAAGAGCCGATGGGAAATGCCGTTCACACCGTTCTTTCAGGAGATGTGGCGGGGAAATCGGTCGCGATTATTGGCTGCGGACCGATCGGCATTATGGCAGCAGGCGTTGCGAAAGCAGCTGGTGCCTCCCAGGTCATTGCTCTGGACGTTAATCAATACCGCCTCGAGCTCGCAGCAGCAATGGGAGCATCGGTCACAATTAATTCAAATGAGATCAATCCTCTGGAAAAAGTTCTGGAGCTGACAGACGGCAATGGTGCGGATGTGGTATGTGAAATGTCCGGTCATCCCGCAGCAATGGATCAGGGATTTAAAATGGTGACAAATGGCGGCCGTGTATCAATTTTAAGTCTGCCCGTGCAGCCTGTAAAAATTGATGTGACAAATGATATTGTGTTTAAAGGGATTACGGTCAAAGGAATAACGGGGCGTAAAATGTATGAAACATGGCAGCAGGTTTCGAGTTTGCTGAAATCAGGACAGGTGGATGTTGAGCCATTGATTACTCATCATCTCAAGCTTGAAGATTTTGAAGAAGGATTTGAACTGATGATCCAGGGCAAATGCGGAAAAGTAGTTTTGCATCCATAA
- a CDS encoding RicAFT regulatory complex protein RicA family protein, whose protein sequence is MTRYSKDDIVARAKELAQMISETEEVDFFKRAEAQLNENEKVRSMIASIKSLQKQAVNFQHYGKTEALKQIEDKIDSIQEELDQLPIIQEFQDSQIEVNDLLQLVANTISNQVTDKIIESTEGDLLTAETGSKLKNSPGGSC, encoded by the coding sequence ATGACACGATATTCAAAGGATGACATTGTGGCCCGTGCAAAGGAACTTGCACAAATGATTTCCGAGACGGAGGAAGTCGACTTTTTCAAACGAGCTGAGGCCCAGCTTAATGAAAACGAAAAAGTACGCAGCATGATCGCCAGCATCAAAAGCCTGCAAAAACAGGCTGTCAACTTCCAGCATTACGGAAAAACGGAAGCCCTGAAGCAAATTGAAGACAAGATTGACAGCATCCAGGAAGAACTGGATCAGCTGCCGATCATTCAGGAATTTCAGGATTCGCAAATTGAAGTGAACGATCTGCTTCAGCTTGTGGCAAATACGATCTCCAATCAGGTAACAGATAAAATTATTGAAAGCACAGAAGGTGACCTCCTAACCGCTGAAACCGGCTCTAAGCTGAAAAACAGTCCAGGCGGAAGCTGCTAA
- a CDS encoding glycine C-acetyltransferase produces MKGFEYLQAELNEMKEQGTFRKLVPLESEQGSKVVINGKKVIQLSSNNYLGLTSHPRLRKAAVEAAQKYGAGTGSVRTIAGTFSMHEELEKKLAEFKHTEASLVFQSGFTTNQGVLSSILTSEDVVISDALNHASIIDGIRLTKAARKVYNHVDMADLERALKESADFRVRLIVTDGVFSMDGNIAPLPQIVELAEKYDALIMVDDAHASGVLGENGRGTVNHFGLDGRVHIQVGTLSKAIGVLGGYVASSQTLIDYLIHKGRPFLFSTSHPPAVTAACIEAIRVLLEEPELIDKLWDNAKFFKDGLNKLGFDTGKSETPVTPVIVGDEKKCHQFSDKLLEYGVFAQGIAFPTVSKGQARVRTIVTAQHSKEELQEALNIFEKAAKELNIL; encoded by the coding sequence ATGAAAGGTTTTGAATATCTGCAGGCGGAACTGAATGAAATGAAAGAGCAGGGAACATTCCGGAAGCTTGTTCCGCTGGAGTCGGAGCAGGGGTCCAAAGTTGTCATAAACGGCAAAAAAGTGATACAGCTTTCATCGAATAACTATCTCGGCCTTACATCTCATCCCCGTCTTCGGAAAGCTGCTGTGGAAGCGGCTCAAAAATACGGAGCCGGCACAGGTTCAGTAAGGACCATTGCCGGAACGTTTTCCATGCATGAAGAACTGGAGAAAAAACTGGCTGAATTCAAGCATACTGAAGCATCACTTGTTTTTCAGTCAGGGTTCACAACGAACCAGGGGGTGCTTTCCTCTATATTAACAAGTGAAGATGTTGTCATTTCAGATGCTTTAAATCATGCTTCGATCATTGACGGAATCCGTCTGACTAAAGCGGCACGTAAAGTATATAACCACGTAGATATGGCGGATCTGGAGCGTGCCTTGAAAGAATCCGCGGATTTCCGTGTCCGGCTCATCGTGACGGACGGGGTATTCTCCATGGACGGCAATATCGCTCCTCTTCCGCAAATTGTTGAGCTTGCAGAAAAATATGATGCACTTATTATGGTGGACGATGCTCACGCTTCAGGAGTTCTTGGAGAAAATGGCAGAGGAACGGTTAATCATTTTGGTCTGGATGGCCGCGTGCATATTCAGGTTGGAACGCTGAGCAAGGCAATCGGTGTACTCGGAGGCTATGTAGCCAGTTCACAAACATTGATCGATTACTTAATCCATAAAGGGCGTCCATTTTTGTTCAGTACATCCCATCCGCCTGCTGTCACTGCGGCGTGCATCGAAGCGATCCGTGTGCTTCTGGAAGAACCGGAGCTCATTGATAAGCTTTGGGATAATGCAAAATTCTTTAAGGACGGCTTAAATAAGCTGGGATTTGATACAGGGAAAAGCGAAACACCGGTTACTCCAGTCATCGTCGGCGACGAAAAGAAATGCCATCAGTTTTCTGACAAACTGCTCGAGTACGGTGTGTTTGCTCAGGGTATTGCCTTTCCAACTGTTTCAAAAGGACAGGCCCGTGTGCGGACCATCGTAACGGCTCAGCATTCAAAGGAAGAGCTTCAGGAAGCATTGAATATTTTTGAAAAAGCCGCAAAGGAATTGAATATTCTTTAA